A genomic segment from Actinoplanes sichuanensis encodes:
- the trxA gene encoding thioredoxin, translating into MATVTLTTANFDEVTNKDGIVLVDFWASWCGPCVRFAPTYERSSEKHPEITFGKVDTEAEQLLAAKFDIRSIPTIMAIRDGVVVFAQPGALPESSLESLIEKVQELDMDEVRDQMAAHRKAAHGETAEAAEPEKATAAAEEPTKEEATAAGRS; encoded by the coding sequence ATGGCGACGGTTACGCTGACCACAGCGAACTTCGACGAGGTCACCAACAAGGACGGCATCGTCCTGGTCGACTTCTGGGCCAGCTGGTGCGGGCCCTGCGTCCGCTTCGCGCCGACCTACGAGCGCTCCTCGGAGAAGCACCCGGAGATCACCTTCGGCAAGGTCGACACCGAGGCCGAGCAGCTGCTCGCCGCCAAGTTCGACATCCGGTCGATCCCGACGATCATGGCGATCCGCGACGGCGTCGTGGTCTTCGCCCAGCCCGGCGCACTCCCCGAGTCCTCGCTCGAGAGCCTGATCGAGAAGGTTCAGGAGCTCGACATGGACGAGGTGCGCGACCAGATGGCCGCACACCGCAAGGCCGCGCACGGCGAGACCGCCGAGGCCGCCGAGCCGGAGAAGGCCACCGCGGCCGCCGAGGAGCCGACCAAGGAAGAGGCGACGGCAGCCGGCCGTAGCTGA
- a CDS encoding TrmH family RNA methyltransferase, producing the protein MTAGEDQSTEVGVGPWTGERPTGDHWDPELLELGDRRNVVDRYRYWTREAVVADLDTRRHGFHIAIENWQHDFNIGTVVRNANAFLAAEVHIVGQRRWNRRGAMVTDRYQHVRHHPAIEDFVTWAAAEDLPIIGIDNLPGSRPMETTTLPRRCVLLFGQEGPGLSEPARKACDQLFSIAQYGSTRSINAGVASGIAMHAWIRAHAGPPPD; encoded by the coding sequence ATGACCGCGGGCGAGGACCAATCCACCGAGGTCGGCGTGGGCCCGTGGACGGGTGAGCGGCCGACCGGCGACCACTGGGATCCCGAGCTGCTGGAACTGGGCGACCGGCGCAACGTGGTGGACCGGTACCGCTACTGGACCCGGGAGGCCGTGGTCGCCGATCTCGACACCCGCCGGCACGGGTTCCACATCGCGATCGAGAACTGGCAGCACGACTTCAACATCGGCACCGTGGTGCGCAACGCCAACGCGTTCCTCGCCGCCGAGGTGCACATCGTCGGCCAGCGGCGCTGGAACCGCCGGGGTGCCATGGTCACCGACCGGTACCAGCACGTGCGGCATCACCCGGCGATCGAGGACTTCGTGACCTGGGCGGCCGCCGAGGACCTGCCGATCATCGGTATCGACAACCTGCCGGGTTCCCGCCCGATGGAGACGACCACGCTGCCGCGCCGGTGCGTTCTGCTCTTCGGTCAGGAGGGCCCCGGTCTGTCCGAGCCGGCCCGGAAGGCGTGCGATCAGCTCTTCTCGATCGCCCAGTACGGCTCCACCCGCTCGATCAACGCCGGGGTGGCCAGCGGAATCGCCATGCACGCCTGGATCCGGGCGCACGCCGGGCCGCCGCCGGACTGA
- a CDS encoding DUF6758 family protein: protein MSCPRCAAQVRKPDLMHSSWRCDNCGDVPPFHVAEHISAEIVGTVLRESASSAERIPLWCPWPLPSGWMVTGAGWSGDDRFGVRATVLACSGPEPLGGGPADLILIAEQPGVGLGTRFAGIPGLDPGHLLSEALADRGSHAGPHAKIKAAGHPTPLWCVKSPEDRSAYVSEAKGMWLYAVAWPASAGYLLAEHVVLHDLSEGVPPELVFGAPSPYLHGRA from the coding sequence GTGAGTTGCCCTAGGTGCGCTGCGCAGGTTCGGAAACCGGATCTGATGCACAGCAGCTGGCGGTGCGACAACTGTGGCGACGTTCCGCCATTCCACGTCGCCGAGCACATCAGCGCGGAGATAGTCGGGACGGTGCTGCGGGAGTCGGCGTCGAGCGCGGAGCGGATACCGCTCTGGTGTCCCTGGCCGCTGCCGTCCGGGTGGATGGTCACCGGGGCCGGCTGGTCGGGTGACGACCGGTTCGGGGTGCGCGCCACGGTTCTCGCCTGCAGTGGTCCGGAGCCGCTCGGCGGTGGGCCGGCGGACCTGATCCTGATCGCCGAGCAGCCGGGTGTCGGGCTGGGTACGCGGTTCGCCGGTATCCCCGGGCTGGACCCCGGCCACCTGCTCTCCGAGGCGCTCGCCGACCGTGGCTCCCATGCCGGTCCACATGCGAAGATCAAGGCGGCCGGGCACCCCACTCCACTGTGGTGTGTCAAGTCGCCGGAGGATCGCAGCGCCTACGTGAGTGAGGCAAAAGGAATGTGGCTCTATGCGGTAGCGTGGCCCGCGAGCGCGGGCTATCTTCTCGCGGAGCACGTCGTCCTGCACGATCTCTCCGAGGGTGTGCCGCCCGAGCTCGTGTTCGGGGCGCCGTCGCCCTACCTGCACGGTCGTGCCTGA
- a CDS encoding PH domain-containing protein, whose product MDPGEPRDPRGEGARRPQDDDDSYGWRDPSLDDDPDYPDGEPYGDEAAYGRRRRVDDTFDETDEYEAPSFTAEELEGLDRGGGPRRFLPLEDEPTTLVARYLFPTERYRGEWKRHWIHLAKPVGIGAAATLLLGYLAGFLTKQNINGLVTVAVLVWLGVISWVAWEVFDWYFDRFILTNKRVMVVNGIVTRKVAMMPLLRVTDMKYEQSALGRMLSYGTFVLESAGQDQALREVKHLPNPNELYLRVVEEMYEPQAVEARLGKDDEGDDA is encoded by the coding sequence ATGGATCCTGGTGAGCCGCGCGACCCGCGAGGTGAGGGCGCACGCCGCCCTCAGGACGACGACGACAGCTACGGGTGGCGTGACCCCTCGCTGGACGATGATCCTGATTACCCGGACGGCGAGCCCTATGGGGACGAAGCAGCCTACGGGCGACGTCGTCGAGTGGACGACACCTTCGACGAGACCGACGAGTACGAGGCGCCCAGCTTCACCGCGGAGGAGCTCGAAGGGCTCGACCGTGGAGGTGGGCCGCGCCGGTTCCTGCCCCTGGAGGACGAGCCGACCACGTTGGTCGCCCGCTACCTGTTCCCCACCGAGCGCTACCGCGGTGAGTGGAAACGGCACTGGATCCACCTGGCCAAGCCGGTGGGCATCGGTGCCGCCGCCACGCTCCTCCTCGGTTACCTCGCCGGCTTCCTGACCAAACAGAACATCAACGGCCTGGTCACCGTGGCCGTGCTGGTCTGGCTCGGGGTGATCAGCTGGGTGGCCTGGGAGGTCTTCGACTGGTACTTCGACAGGTTCATCCTCACCAACAAGCGCGTGATGGTGGTCAACGGCATCGTCACCCGCAAGGTGGCCATGATGCCCCTCCTCCGGGTGACCGACATGAAGTACGAGCAGTCCGCCCTCGGCCGGATGCTCAGCTACGGCACGTTCGTCCTCGAATCGGCCGGCCAGGATCAGGCGTTGCGCGAGGTCAAGCACCTGCCCAACCCCAACGAGCTGTACCTGCGTGTGGTCGAGGAGATGTATGAGCCGCAGGCCGTCGAGGCCCGGCTCGGCAAGGACGACGAGGGGGACGACGCCTGA
- a CDS encoding PHP domain-containing protein, producing the protein MMTSIDLHCHSTASDGTLTPAELVRAGAAAGLDVMAITDHDTTGGWAEAAAARPEGMRLVRGAELSCRWRGAEPAIPLHLLAYLFDPAEPVLAAKLAGLREDREQRGERIVAKLRADGVPITWEEVYGYAAGGSVGRPHIAQALIRAGLVKTTNEAFESAWLGARYFVPKSDLDVFDAVRAVREAGGVVVFAHPRATKRGRVVPDELITALAEAGLFGLEADHEDHSPAERAQIRALAERLGLAVTGSSDFHGTHKTVQLGAFTTAPEMYEKIVSAATGVPVLG; encoded by the coding sequence GTGATGACCAGTATCGACCTGCACTGTCACTCCACCGCCAGCGACGGCACGCTCACCCCGGCCGAACTGGTCCGAGCCGGGGCGGCCGCCGGCCTCGACGTCATGGCGATCACCGACCACGACACCACCGGCGGCTGGGCCGAGGCCGCAGCCGCCCGCCCCGAGGGGATGCGGCTGGTCCGCGGCGCGGAGCTGTCCTGCCGTTGGCGCGGTGCCGAGCCGGCCATCCCGCTGCACCTGCTGGCCTACCTGTTCGACCCGGCCGAGCCGGTGCTCGCGGCGAAACTGGCCGGGCTCCGCGAGGATCGGGAGCAGCGCGGCGAACGGATCGTCGCCAAGCTGCGAGCCGACGGCGTGCCGATCACCTGGGAAGAGGTGTACGGGTACGCCGCCGGCGGCTCGGTGGGCCGGCCGCACATCGCACAGGCCCTGATCAGAGCCGGTCTGGTGAAGACCACCAACGAGGCTTTCGAGTCCGCGTGGCTGGGCGCCAGGTACTTCGTACCAAAGTCTGATCTTGATGTTTTCGATGCGGTCCGGGCCGTCCGGGAAGCCGGCGGCGTCGTGGTCTTCGCCCACCCCCGGGCGACCAAACGCGGCCGGGTCGTGCCCGACGAGCTGATCACCGCATTGGCCGAGGCGGGCCTCTTCGGCCTGGAGGCCGACCACGAGGACCACTCGCCCGCCGAGCGGGCCCAGATCCGGGCGTTGGCGGAACGGCTCGGCCTCGCCGTCACCGGATCGTCCGATTTCCACGGTACGCACAAGACCGTTCAGCTCGGCGCCTTCACAACCGCCCCCGAGATGTACGAGAAGATCGTCTCCGCCGCGACCGGGGTACCGGTCCTGGGGTGA
- a CDS encoding MarC family protein, with amino-acid sequence MNVKLFGEFFVTLLVIVDPPGMVPVFLGLTGSMPAKARNKAATQAVLLALGVIVGFAVAGQTLLDYLHVQLPALQAAGGLLLVLVALQLLTGKTDEPAEQGGTSNVALVPIGTPLLAGPGAIVATMLYVQRAESADEYLILAAAILAVMACVWLVLRFSGVIVRLLRPAGIEVLTRIAGLLLAAIAVQLIADAINAFVKSYAALP; translated from the coding sequence GTGAATGTCAAGCTGTTCGGCGAGTTCTTCGTGACGCTCCTGGTGATCGTCGACCCGCCCGGCATGGTCCCGGTCTTCCTCGGCCTCACCGGATCCATGCCGGCGAAGGCGCGGAACAAGGCCGCCACCCAGGCCGTGCTGCTCGCCCTCGGCGTGATCGTCGGGTTCGCCGTCGCCGGGCAGACCCTCCTCGACTACCTGCACGTCCAGTTGCCCGCGCTCCAGGCGGCCGGCGGTCTGCTGCTCGTCCTGGTGGCGTTGCAGCTGCTCACCGGCAAAACCGACGAACCCGCTGAACAGGGCGGCACCAGCAACGTCGCCCTCGTCCCGATCGGCACCCCGCTGCTGGCCGGGCCGGGCGCCATCGTCGCCACCATGCTGTACGTGCAGCGGGCCGAGAGCGCCGACGAGTACCTGATCCTGGCGGCCGCGATCCTCGCGGTGATGGCCTGTGTGTGGCTGGTGCTGCGCTTCTCCGGCGTGATCGTCCGGCTGCTGCGTCCGGCCGGCATCGAGGTGCTCACCCGCATCGCGGGCCTGCTGCTGGCGGCCATCGCGGTGCAGCTCATCGCCGACGCGATCAATGCCTTCGTGAAGTCGTACGCCGCCCTGCCCTGA
- a CDS encoding RecB family exonuclease, giving the protein MVPPTRRATKPAVPEQLGFAGMPERLFVCTPSKLGAYTDCPRRYRYSYIDRPSPPKGPPWAHNSLGASVHTALKNWYMASPERRVPESLPSLLKATWVREGYRDVEQERVTYQRALDWLESYVATLDPEDEPLGVERVVAAKTGILALNGRADRIDNRMGPAGPEAVIVDYKTGRSGLSPDDARGSQALALYAFATERMFRRPCRRVELHHLPTGAVVAHEHTEESLARQVRRAEETAQDIMAAEKAVAGGADPDAEFPVNPGSLCGWCDFRKVCPAGASVAAKDPWTAVEHLSA; this is encoded by the coding sequence ATGGTGCCCCCCACTCGACGTGCCACCAAGCCCGCCGTTCCCGAGCAGCTCGGTTTCGCCGGCATGCCCGAGCGACTGTTCGTCTGCACGCCGAGCAAGCTCGGGGCCTACACCGACTGCCCACGGCGATACCGGTATTCGTACATCGACCGGCCGAGCCCACCCAAGGGTCCGCCCTGGGCGCACAACTCGCTCGGCGCCAGCGTGCACACCGCGCTGAAGAACTGGTATATGGCCTCCCCCGAGCGGCGGGTCCCCGAGTCGCTGCCCAGCCTGCTCAAGGCCACCTGGGTGCGTGAGGGCTACCGCGACGTCGAGCAGGAGCGGGTCACCTACCAGCGGGCCCTCGACTGGCTGGAGAGCTACGTCGCCACCCTCGACCCGGAGGACGAGCCGCTCGGTGTCGAGCGGGTGGTCGCCGCCAAGACCGGCATCCTCGCGCTCAACGGGCGCGCCGACCGGATCGACAACCGGATGGGTCCGGCCGGGCCGGAGGCGGTCATCGTCGACTACAAGACCGGCCGGTCCGGGCTTTCACCCGACGACGCCCGAGGCTCCCAGGCACTGGCGCTTTATGCGTTCGCGACCGAGCGGATGTTCCGGCGACCATGTCGCCGGGTCGAGCTGCACCACCTGCCCACCGGGGCGGTGGTGGCCCACGAGCACACCGAGGAGTCGCTGGCCCGGCAGGTGCGGCGGGCCGAGGAGACGGCGCAGGACATCATGGCGGCGGAGAAGGCGGTGGCCGGCGGCGCCGACCCGGATGCGGAGTTTCCGGTCAATCCGGGGTCACTCTGCGGGTGGTGCGACTTCCGCAAGGTCTGCCCGGCCGGCGCTTCGGTGGCGGCCAAGGATCCTTGGACGGCGGTCGAGCACCTGAGCGCCTGA
- a CDS encoding oxygenase MpaB family protein, giving the protein MSGDVGLFGPDSVTWKLHREPILMLGGLRSLYLQALHPRAVAGVAQNSGYRADPWGRLVRTSDYVGTVIFGTTDQVDKAASRLRRLHAGMTATDPRTGERFRIDEPDLLRWVHVAEVESFLTTAVRAGVRLTPGEVDRYYTEQLRSAELVGLDPATVPSTAAEVAAYFEAVRPELALTRDGAEAALFLTVPPVPEHWGGLPLRLGLTLGPARWAYFGVAGTAIGLLPSWARKIYGGLGWPTTDLAAALSVRGLRAVIRGVQSALPEQYRVAPLHRAALDRAGHP; this is encoded by the coding sequence ATGTCGGGAGACGTCGGCCTGTTCGGACCGGACTCGGTCACCTGGAAACTCCATCGCGAGCCGATCCTGATGCTGGGCGGTCTGCGCTCGCTCTACCTGCAGGCGCTGCACCCGCGGGCGGTGGCCGGCGTGGCACAGAACTCCGGCTATCGGGCCGATCCCTGGGGCCGGTTGGTCCGCACGTCCGACTACGTCGGCACGGTCATCTTCGGCACCACCGACCAGGTCGACAAGGCCGCGAGCCGGTTACGGCGGTTGCATGCCGGCATGACGGCGACCGATCCGCGTACGGGTGAGCGGTTCCGGATCGACGAACCCGACCTGCTGCGCTGGGTCCATGTGGCCGAGGTCGAGTCGTTCCTGACGACCGCGGTCCGGGCCGGGGTGCGGCTGACCCCCGGCGAGGTGGACCGCTACTACACCGAGCAACTGCGTTCGGCCGAGCTGGTCGGCTTGGACCCGGCGACGGTGCCGTCGACGGCGGCCGAGGTGGCGGCCTATTTCGAGGCGGTACGCCCAGAGCTCGCACTCACCCGGGACGGTGCGGAGGCGGCCCTGTTCCTGACCGTGCCACCGGTGCCGGAGCACTGGGGCGGTCTCCCGCTGCGCCTGGGACTCACGCTGGGCCCAGCCCGATGGGCCTACTTCGGCGTCGCCGGCACGGCGATCGGTCTGCTGCCGTCCTGGGCCCGCAAGATCTACGGCGGTCTCGGTTGGCCGACCACCGACCTGGCTGCCGCTCTCTCGGTCCGCGGCCTTCGCGCTGTGATCCGGGGTGTCCAGTCAGCCTTGCCCGAGCAGTACCGGGTGGCCCCGCTGCACCGAGCCGCCCTGGATCGAGCCGGCCACCCCTGA
- a CDS encoding Fur family transcriptional regulator — protein MSTGEELLREHGLRVTRPRLAVLEVLTGGGHLEVDEIAQRVRGRLDSVSTQAVYDVLGALSRAGLARRIEPAGSPARYEARAGDNHHHIVCRGCGAIADVDCAVGERPCLMPADVHGFELDEAEITFWGLCSSCRSRRNADIAS, from the coding sequence ATGTCGACCGGTGAAGAACTCCTGCGTGAGCACGGATTGCGGGTCACCCGTCCCCGTCTCGCGGTGCTCGAGGTTCTGACCGGCGGCGGGCACCTGGAGGTGGACGAGATCGCCCAGCGGGTGCGGGGTCGTCTCGACTCGGTGTCGACCCAGGCGGTCTATGACGTGCTCGGCGCGCTGTCCCGCGCCGGGTTGGCACGGCGCATCGAGCCGGCCGGCAGTCCGGCGCGCTACGAGGCCCGGGCCGGCGACAACCACCATCACATCGTCTGCCGTGGCTGCGGGGCGATCGCCGACGTCGACTGCGCGGTGGGCGAGCGTCCCTGCCTGATGCCGGCCGATGTGCACGGCTTCGAGTTGGACGAGGCGGAGATCACCTTCTGGGGCCTGTGCTCCTCCTGCCGGTCTCGCCGGAACGCTGACATCGCCTCCTGA
- a CDS encoding DUF2231 domain-containing protein, whose product MVLDQVNGLPVHVLVLHAAVIFVPLLALGAIVYGFAASLRPRIGWAVALLAVVAPVAALITKLSGTEFYNRLLSEQRVSDKGKEILDGHMSNGTTTFWLALALGVLSLILVVLTSRKSAALPKLADLGFAVVLLILGGVTVWYLYQTGDSGATAVWGTY is encoded by the coding sequence ATGGTGTTAGACCAGGTCAACGGTTTGCCGGTACACGTTCTCGTGCTCCATGCCGCCGTCATCTTCGTGCCCCTGCTGGCCCTCGGCGCGATCGTCTACGGGTTCGCCGCGTCCCTGCGCCCCCGAATCGGCTGGGCGGTGGCGCTGCTGGCGGTCGTCGCGCCGGTCGCCGCCCTGATCACCAAGCTCTCCGGAACCGAGTTCTACAACCGCCTGCTCAGCGAGCAGCGTGTTTCCGACAAGGGCAAGGAGATCCTCGACGGGCACATGTCGAACGGCACGACCACGTTCTGGCTGGCCCTCGCCCTCGGCGTGCTCAGCCTGATCCTGGTCGTCCTCACCAGCCGCAAGTCGGCGGCCCTGCCGAAGCTCGCCGACCTGGGCTTCGCGGTGGTCCTGCTGATTCTGGGTGGCGTGACCGTCTGGTACCTCTACCAGACCGGTGACTCGGGCGCGACCGCCGTGTGGGGAACCTACTGA
- a CDS encoding translation initiation factor 2, giving the protein MSSPTSVPDDDAYWQRPDPAAEPLGRPEPAPPVRPVEYQGPPRADPPPADWRPPTIAHPPSPRQMPPQNFEAIDDAEGSARTVTYGIGLVAGAIALIIVCLLCARLVF; this is encoded by the coding sequence GTGAGCTCCCCCACCAGCGTCCCGGACGACGACGCGTACTGGCAGCGCCCCGACCCGGCCGCCGAGCCGCTCGGGCGGCCTGAGCCTGCGCCACCGGTCCGGCCCGTCGAATATCAGGGACCGCCGCGCGCCGATCCACCCCCGGCCGACTGGCGCCCGCCGACGATCGCCCATCCCCCGTCGCCGAGGCAGATGCCACCGCAGAACTTCGAGGCCATCGACGACGCGGAGGGTTCGGCGCGGACTGTCACGTACGGCATCGGCTTGGTCGCGGGGGCCATCGCCCTCATCATCGTCTGCCTGCTCTGCGCCCGCCTGGTCTTCTGA